DNA sequence from the Armigeres subalbatus isolate Guangzhou_Male chromosome 1, GZ_Asu_2, whole genome shotgun sequence genome:
ttttaggttttgtCCGGGTTTCCGCTATTGTGCGACCTTGAGCGACTGACGTAACTttatgtcgccactgcatacggaatacagttaaagcagccattaatgaCGCAGCGGAGAAAAACGTctggtatgtgggacgaagttgacggaacgattggttcgacgaagagtgcagacagattctggtgAAGGACgaagcgcgggcggtcgcgctgcagcaaggtacccggcagaacgtggaacgttatagacggaagcagaGTCAGCACACccacctttttcaggagaacaaacgccgcctggaagaatcGAAGTGTGAGGAAAAGGGACAGCTataccgttctcaagaaacacgcaagttctattagATGCTGAACGCATCTCGCAAAGGCTtcatgccgcgagccgaaatgtgcaagGATAAGGATATGAATgtgcatcttgacggacgaacatgTGGTGGTCGAAAGGTGAAAAGCAGCACAACGAGGAACATCTACATGGCGCTATAGGTaggtacaggcagtgaaagtcaaggcagcggggAGGAGATcaacggacgatggaagccaaccagcctccATCTTGAGAGAAGTTAAGGATGTCTTCCAAcaaacagctaaagaccaataaagcagctggtaaggatggtatcggagctaagCTCTACAAGATGGTCCCGGAAAAGCTGGTTACTTGCCTACACAAACTGAtcgtcagaatctgggaaactgaacagctaccggagcaGTGGAAGGAAGGAATCATATGTCCCATCGACAAGAAAGGCGACTAGCAGAAGTGCGAGAACTTTTTAGCGTAACAAAAACGGGAATGAACGAAACAGAATGGCACATGTCATCATCTAGAAAATTTAGACATCTGTGTTTTAAAGTTTTGAGTGCTTATATTTGAAATGCTTTCACCATATGTTTGTTCAAGTTATATCCTTAAGATACGATACTTTCTCGGCTGCGAAATTCCTATTTCAATGCGATATAGTGCCATTTGTCAactgaaattaagtaaaatattgATTACacatcaaaatattttaacttGATTAGATGCAAGCAAGGTACCAGCGGGATTGTATGTTCGGATAATTCATGCTATTCAGTATATTATATAAACTCAATTTGTATCTTCGGTTTACTTGCCGTTACCACTTTAAAACAAACTACATATAAAATTAACAAATAAGCAACCTTCTATATAAAAACCACCGGAAAGCTACATGATGAAATAAATATGGTTATTCTACTGTGCGAATCCAGTTGTAAATTAGCAAGTTCTCTAAGCGTGGAGTCGTCAAATGCCCATCGTTCGTCAGTGGGAATGCTTAGTCTTGTGTATTCTACACGCTCGTTAGCTAACAACGCAGTTACAGGACTACAACTTGGAATAGGAATTCTCTTCACGGAAGTGCCACTTGTGAACTACAACAATTGTAAGGAACGGgaggaaaagaagaaaaatgaatgaAGGAAACAAAAACGATAATGGGGGCGAGCATGGTCGAGTAACATAGAATAAAATTAGCCAACACCGATTTGGATACTATCTAATCTTGCAAACAATACTTACTGGTATCGCTGAGGGCTTCAGAGTTTCCTCCACTGGCGCTCTTTGTTAGGACTTCTTCGCCAGCATCGGAAGCCACCAGATACGGTGATCCTTCGACGGTAGTGTTCAAACTGAAAACAGATATTCTTACATTACAATTCCATCAAGATAATAATTACTGAATTGAAAATCTACCAAGAGATGCCGGTATCCTCAATTTGCTTATTGATCAGCGTTCGCCAGAACTTGTGAGTTTCCTCGACGACTTTAGTGGCAAAAGCAGCATCCTTAGCCTCGCCGTTGAAGGCAAACTGATTCTCCGGTTTGCCATCCGGAATTTTGTAAATCTTGAACCATTCAACAGTTGCCTTTAGCAGACCAGGGAACACCTTGTCGATATCGTTCACGTCGTTCAGCTGGTCAGCGACAGGATCGTTCACATCGATCGTGATAACCTTCCAGTCGGTTTCACCCTCGTCGATCAGCGCAACCGTTCCGAGGATCTTAACCTGAACGACTTCTCCGCGCTTGGCAACGCGGGAACCAATTTCCAGGGCGTCGATCGGGTCGTTATCTCCCTTGCAACCGGTGTTCGGGTCCAGGTGATCGGGATTTTCCCAGGTCTGTGGGAGCGCACCGTAATTCCAGATGTAGCCATGGTGCGGGAAGCAATTGGCCACGAATCTCAGCTTGCCCTTTTTGACGTCCTGCTTGATGGGGTTCAGCCCTTCGGCCAGCGAGATTTCCATCTTGGCGTTGGTCCAACGGGGAACCTCCACCACCATGTTGTACACCGTTTTGGAACTGTTGGCGTACAGTGGGATGTCGTGCAGCGGTGAGACCGACTGGCCATCATCAGTTTCTGGAAACAGAgaagaaaaaacccagattaatatacagtgagattttgacccttccttttatacaaatattttaaaatgttttcagATTATTTCATTGAGATCAAATGAAATAATTGAGAGAAAACTACCCAGCTACCCAGGGCGAACGAGTGTGTAaagtttgaaataaaatttccatgaagaattagaaattttccatgaaaaattagaACATTTCGATGACAAAATCAgaatatgagcaataaatataaaatttaacaaataatgcaaaatttctataaacaattgagaattttttgcaaaacaaaaattacaattataaaaaaaagatttttccataaaaaaaacaaaatgttccgcaaaaaaaacaaaatttcaataaataaatcaatattagcaataccGCAAAACTCGGTCGAAAGGTGAAGGAGCTATTAACGTTACAAACCTTacataatttcgtgacggtccccaatttaaaaatttccgttttacaccctgtatccgagtcttccccttagacgtagtttacgtcaaaaggtAAGCACACTTAATTCATTTCGCAGAGGGTCCCTTATCGCATTTGTCAACGAACTTTTGGTACATCAGcaaaaataatgacatcatttgCCAACAATGTCGTATAATGATAGCGAATACTATAATCATACTTTTTTCAATCGATTGCGATGCAATTGTACTCGATTAGAAACAGGCCACGAAAAGATGTGCATATGCCGCATACCCAGTATCAGTCCAAATTAACAGTCCAACTTAAATCAATAATGAAAGTTCGAATAAGATAATAAGCGTTTGCCGCAGAATCAATCAAGACTATTTGGTCATTATGAATTAATACAAAGTGGACAGGAGCAAAATGTTACGAGGACAAACTAACGAGCAATACGAACCATGAGTTTTCTAGTTCACTGTAACTAAACGAATGATGAAGCTTAGTTTTCAGCTGGCCCCGTGTGAACAATGTCAATGGCAAATAATTTACCATTGAATGGTTCAATATCGTGGAAGAGCGCATTAATAATGGAAACGAAGTCAGCGATTATATTGTCAAAATAGATGGATGGATGTTGGATAATCCATTGAACCATTGATATCGATTTCAAGACAAATACCATCGATAGTGAAGCGTTAATTATTTTTTCCGAAGTATCAAAATTTTTTGAAGTTGAAACAAGAACAGCTATTATGATACACTGTTGTTCCACAGCGGTATCGCATTGccatttagcattagcattagcattgagcatttcgcacaaattcgtaggtggtacaagccaagactattgtatgagagta
Encoded proteins:
- the LOC134205056 gene encoding inorganic pyrophosphatase-like isoform X2 — translated: MIPSCVGGSRATVVPLTRRCFQQNQQRVRFGLEASRARFVGTENGAVSRFLSVTGSKNGFCLLGSLRSCYGTVNTGKMTGVKKYQIVERGAPNSTDYRLFFKTDDGQSVSPLHDIPLYANSSKTVYNMVVEVPRWTNAKMEISLAEGLNPIKQDVKKGKLRFVANCFPHHGYIWNYGALPQTWENPDHLDPNTGCKGDNDPIDALEIGSRVAKRGEVVQVKILGTVALIDEGETDWKVITIDVNDPVADQLNDVNDIDKVFPGLLKATVEWFKIYKIPDGKPENQFAFNGEAKDAAFATKVVEETHKFWRTLINKQIEDTGISCLNTTVEGSPYLVASDAGEEVLTKSASGGNSEALSDTIDKWHYIALK
- the LOC134205056 gene encoding inorganic pyrophosphatase-like isoform X1 is translated as MIPSCVGGSRATVVPLTRRCFQQNQQRVRFGLEASRARFVGTENGAVSRFLSVTGSKNGFCLLGSLRSCYGTVNTGKMTGVKKYQIVERGAPNSTDYRLFFKTDDGQSVSPLHDIPLYANSSKTVYNMVVEVPRWTNAKMEISLAEGLNPIKQDVKKGKLRFVANCFPHHGYIWNYGALPQTWENPDHLDPNTGCKGDNDPIDALEIGSRVAKRGEVVQVKILGTVALIDEGETDWKVITIDVNDPVADQLNDVNDIDKVFPGLLKATVEWFKIYKIPDGKPENQFAFNGEAKDAAFATKVVEETHKFWRTLINKQIEDTGISCLNTTVEGSPYLVASDAGEEVLTKSASGGNSEALSDTIHKWHFREENSYSKL